A stretch of the Oceanicola sp. D3 genome encodes the following:
- a CDS encoding response regulator transcription factor, which produces MRHEALGRQAGPVRSVLVIDDHPLYGAALETALQHVFEGCEIVTATTLGDGLKALSKAFSPDMVLLDLKLPDVTGISGFLRLRAELPDVPVVVISSLTSDEVIQAVLDAGAAGFVPKDAPMADLRAALCDVRGGMTYLPKGFTRVRRAPEHQRDSHDIARRIAELTPQQTRIMKLICVGKPNKQIAYEMDLAEATVKAHITALLRRLGVQNRTQAAVLVESASLDGAGVGEQSDAQAFLSN; this is translated from the coding sequence ATGAGACATGAGGCGCTTGGCCGACAAGCCGGCCCGGTCCGATCGGTGTTGGTGATCGACGATCATCCGCTTTATGGCGCGGCGCTGGAAACCGCGCTGCAGCACGTTTTCGAGGGCTGCGAGATTGTTACCGCGACCACCTTGGGCGATGGTTTGAAGGCGCTGAGCAAGGCGTTTTCGCCCGATATGGTGCTGCTAGACCTCAAGCTGCCGGATGTGACCGGGATCAGCGGCTTTTTGCGGCTGCGGGCAGAATTGCCGGATGTGCCGGTGGTGGTGATTTCGTCGCTCACCTCCGATGAGGTGATTCAGGCGGTGCTGGATGCGGGCGCGGCGGGCTTTGTGCCCAAGGATGCGCCGATGGCCGACCTGCGGGCCGCACTTTGCGATGTGCGCGGCGGAATGACTTACCTGCCCAAGGGCTTTACCCGGGTGCGCCGTGCGCCCGAGCATCAGCGCGACAGCCATGACATTGCCCGCCGCATTGCCGAACTCACCCCGCAGCAGACCCGGATCATGAAGCTGATCTGCGTGGGCAAGCCCAACAAGCAGATTGCCTATGAGATGGACCTTGCGGAGGCCACGGTGAAGGCGCATATCACCGCGCTACTGCGCCGCCTTGGGGTGCAGAACCGCACTCAGGCGGCCGTGCTGGTCGAGAGCGCCAGCCTTGACGGGGCCGGGGTGGGCGAGCAGAGCGATGCGCAGGCGTTCTTGAGCAACTGA
- the gfa gene encoding S-(hydroxymethyl)glutathione synthase → MSQVTIHPAVDRGVKPGNPGFSGGTLRCLCANDPVIVEIASQTAHNHVCGCTKCWKPDGAVFSQVAVVGRDAVTVTQGANKLSVVDPSAAIQRHACSGCGAHMYGRIEDTGHPFHGLDFVHTELSDQSGWSAPEFAAFCSSVIESGVNPERMDGIRARLRELGLAPYDCLSPPLMDAIATHVAKANGVLEPA, encoded by the coding sequence ATGAGCCAAGTTACGATACACCCGGCGGTCGACAGGGGCGTGAAGCCCGGCAACCCCGGCTTCAGCGGAGGCACGTTAAGGTGCCTCTGCGCCAATGATCCGGTGATTGTGGAGATCGCAAGCCAGACGGCCCATAACCACGTGTGCGGGTGCACCAAGTGCTGGAAGCCCGATGGGGCCGTGTTCAGCCAGGTTGCCGTTGTCGGGCGGGATGCGGTGACGGTGACACAGGGGGCCAACAAGCTTTCGGTGGTTGACCCGAGCGCCGCGATCCAGCGCCATGCCTGCTCGGGCTGCGGGGCGCATATGTATGGCCGGATCGAGGACACCGGGCATCCGTTTCACGGGCTCGACTTTGTGCATACGGAACTCAGTGACCAATCCGGCTGGTCGGCGCCCGAGTTTGCCGCCTTCTGCTCGTCGGTCATCGAGAGCGGGGTGAATCCCGAACGGATGGACGGCATTCGCGCCCGGCTGAGAGAATTGGGATTGGCGCCCTATGATTGCCTGTCACCGCCGCTGATGGACGCGATTGCGACCCATGTGGCCAAGGCGAACGGGGTGCTTGAACCGGCCTGA
- a CDS encoding BatD family protein translates to MRALLIWMMLAGAALGQSAEVRPGEIELTVTVEDVGTFPEAGPLTGEMVLVTIHGVYRRHIARERLEQPELEGFAWMQLGQDHWYETRERGQPVKNFRRRMALFAEEPGPVEIGAFTHHLTLIDENDDWFDHDLASEPVTVQVAEAPGDARWWFPVRRLVVTDSWSNAPDQLAPGAGVLRIVRVAATGAAPQMIPPMPDLRSPTGLVFAHPEQRLVELSPEGPVSVAFWRWTIQPGNGVSAITEPMEFDWYDTAERQPRRVRIGAQRVAYAAPIAAVPAPGKAGTVRAGLSLGAFGAALAVGLVALLWGRRWARPGFADPLRWQVRRAARAGDLAALRRAGAALARQGRSSPASQRAMAELDAALFGKGAARPDPRALAHALLARPTDTDG, encoded by the coding sequence GTGAGGGCCTTGCTGATCTGGATGATGCTGGCGGGGGCGGCGCTGGGGCAGAGCGCGGAGGTGCGCCCCGGAGAGATTGAGCTGACCGTCACCGTGGAGGATGTGGGCACTTTTCCTGAGGCGGGGCCACTCACCGGCGAGATGGTGCTGGTGACGATCCACGGCGTCTACCGCCGCCACATTGCCCGTGAGCGGCTGGAGCAGCCGGAGCTGGAAGGATTTGCGTGGATGCAGCTGGGGCAGGACCACTGGTATGAAACCCGCGAACGGGGCCAGCCGGTCAAGAACTTCCGGCGGCGGATGGCGCTGTTTGCCGAGGAGCCCGGCCCGGTGGAGATTGGCGCCTTCACCCATCACCTGACGCTGATCGACGAAAACGACGATTGGTTTGACCATGATCTGGCCTCCGAGCCGGTGACGGTGCAGGTGGCCGAGGCCCCGGGTGATGCGAGGTGGTGGTTTCCGGTGCGGCGGCTGGTGGTGACCGACAGCTGGTCGAACGCGCCCGATCAGCTTGCGCCGGGGGCAGGGGTGCTGCGGATCGTGCGGGTGGCCGCCACGGGCGCCGCGCCGCAGATGATCCCGCCGATGCCGGACCTGCGCTCGCCCACGGGGCTGGTGTTTGCGCATCCTGAGCAGCGACTGGTGGAGCTTTCGCCGGAGGGGCCTGTCTCTGTTGCGTTCTGGCGCTGGACGATCCAGCCGGGCAACGGGGTGTCGGCGATCACCGAGCCGATGGAGTTTGACTGGTACGACACGGCGGAACGGCAGCCGAGGCGGGTGCGTATTGGGGCACAGCGCGTGGCCTATGCCGCGCCGATCGCCGCTGTGCCCGCGCCGGGCAAGGCCGGAACGGTGCGGGCGGGGCTATCGCTCGGCGCATTCGGCGCGGCGCTTGCGGTGGGGCTGGTGGCGCTGCTCTGGGGGCGGCGGTGGGCGAGGCCCGGTTTTGCCGATCCGCTGCGCTGGCAGGTGCGGCGGGCCGCGCGGGCGGGTGACCTTGCGGCGCTGAGGCGGGCAGGGGCGGCGCTGGCGCGGCAGGGGCGCAGCAGCCCGGCGTCGCAAAGGGCGATGGCCGAGCTTGACGCTGCACTCTTCGGCAAGGGCGCTGCGCGGCCCGATCCGCGCGCGCTGGCCCATGCGCTGCTGGCCCGGCCCACCGATACTGATGGCTAA
- a CDS encoding VWA domain-containing protein, with translation MSGLVLLRPWWLLALPVLAVVAVLLWQRRARLGDWERVVRPEMMEALRRLGHVQSGRRGMRGLGALAAAALVVLALTGPATTRREAAAFRNLDGVIFVLDASPSMTGAEGWGQMQTAGRAAMAGLGARPAALVVVAGDAYHAADLTSDHRELAQTWQLVDAKTVPDRGSRPWLGLGKASEVLAEARLVSADVVLFSDGGGLGPETAEAAARLAGQGARLSVVAPEGLASAEVLARAGGGKLFSPLEGPALAAFLAEGGRARLERAEYPLLFLADHGRLVLLFALIPLLLAFRRRLA, from the coding sequence ATGAGCGGGCTTGTGCTGCTGCGCCCGTGGTGGCTGCTCGCATTGCCGGTGCTGGCGGTGGTGGCGGTGCTGCTCTGGCAGCGCCGCGCACGGCTGGGTGATTGGGAGCGCGTGGTGCGCCCCGAGATGATGGAGGCCCTGCGGCGGCTGGGGCATGTGCAGAGCGGGCGGCGGGGGATGCGCGGGCTGGGCGCGCTGGCCGCCGCTGCGCTGGTGGTGCTGGCGCTGACCGGCCCGGCAACCACCCGGCGCGAGGCGGCGGCCTTTCGCAACCTCGATGGGGTCATCTTTGTGCTCGATGCCTCGCCTTCGATGACCGGAGCAGAGGGGTGGGGCCAGATGCAAACCGCGGGCCGTGCCGCGATGGCGGGGCTTGGCGCACGGCCCGCCGCACTGGTGGTGGTGGCGGGTGATGCCTATCACGCAGCGGATTTGACCAGCGATCACAGGGAGTTGGCCCAGACGTGGCAATTGGTGGATGCCAAGACCGTGCCTGACAGGGGCAGCCGTCCGTGGCTGGGGCTGGGCAAGGCGAGCGAGGTTTTGGCTGAGGCGCGGCTGGTGAGCGCGGATGTGGTGCTGTTCAGCGATGGTGGCGGCCTCGGGCCGGAGACGGCGGAGGCGGCGGCGCGATTGGCCGGGCAGGGCGCGCGGCTTTCGGTGGTGGCGCCGGAGGGCTTGGCCTCGGCAGAGGTGTTGGCGCGCGCGGGGGGCGGCAAGCTGTTTTCACCGCTGGAGGGCCCAGCGCTGGCGGCGTTTCTGGCCGAGGGCGGGCGGGCTCGATTGGAGCGGGCGGAATATCCGCTGTTGTTTCTGGCCGATCACGGGCGGTTGGTGCTGCTGTTTGCGTTGATCCCGCTGCTGCTTGCCTTTCGGCGGAGGCTGGCATGA
- a CDS encoding VWA domain-containing protein, with protein MAEFAQPWWFLLLPVPLLAWALLPATSGGGAALRMPERVAAGFLQAGAGGGRREVPWMAALAWCLLVVALAGPRVLAPVSALRVTGRDLAIAIDLSGSMVREDFALDGQAISRLEAVQRVGAEFARRRAGDRVALIFFGSEAYYAAPFTFDTEAVARRIEEAQIGISGRATNMADAVGLALKRMVRSEAATKVVILLSDGANNAGATNPRGVASLAAEMGVRVHTIAMGPKALDEAEEGERGVVDAATLRAVASLSGGETFRVRTTEDLVAVGEALDRLEATAGDGLSAEVWREFWVWPAGLALMLCLGLAWRGQG; from the coding sequence ATGGCTGAATTTGCACAGCCCTGGTGGTTTTTACTGTTGCCCGTGCCGCTCCTCGCTTGGGCCTTGTTGCCCGCGACGAGCGGGGGCGGGGCGGCGCTGCGGATGCCAGAGCGGGTGGCGGCGGGCTTTTTGCAGGCGGGCGCGGGTGGCGGGCGGCGGGAGGTGCCGTGGATGGCGGCGCTGGCATGGTGCCTTCTGGTGGTGGCGCTGGCCGGGCCAAGGGTGCTCGCCCCGGTTTCGGCGTTGCGGGTGACCGGGCGCGACCTTGCGATTGCAATAGATCTCTCTGGCTCGATGGTGCGCGAGGACTTTGCGCTCGACGGGCAAGCAATTTCGCGGCTTGAGGCGGTGCAGCGGGTGGGGGCGGAATTTGCCCGCCGCCGCGCCGGGGACCGGGTGGCGCTGATCTTCTTCGGCTCGGAGGCCTATTACGCCGCGCCCTTCACCTTCGACACCGAGGCGGTGGCGCGGCGGATCGAAGAGGCGCAGATCGGCATTTCGGGGCGGGCGACCAACATGGCCGATGCGGTGGGCCTTGCGTTGAAGCGGATGGTGCGGAGCGAGGCGGCGACGAAGGTGGTGATCCTGTTGTCGGACGGGGCGAACAACGCGGGCGCGACCAACCCGCGCGGTGTGGCCAGCCTTGCCGCCGAGATGGGCGTGCGGGTCCACACCATCGCCATGGGGCCGAAGGCTCTGGACGAGGCCGAAGAGGGCGAGCGCGGCGTGGTGGATGCGGCGACCCTGCGGGCGGTGGCGAGCCTGAGCGGGGGAGAGACATTTCGGGTGCGCACAACGGAAGACCTTGTGGCGGTGGGCGAGGCGCTTGACCGGCTGGAGGCAACGGCGGGTGACGGCTTGTCAGCGGAGGTCTGGCGGGAGTTCTGGGTTTGGCCTGCGGGGTTGGCGTTGATGCTGTGCCTCGGGCTGGCGTGGCGGGGGCAGGGATGA
- a CDS encoding DUF58 domain-containing protein — protein MSPPVEPLLSIPGVALDAERLIALREMAVERELTAPPAAIPGGFLSKRRGSGQEIADTREYVAGDDIRHLDRGSTARTGVLHIRRFQEERDRVSFLVLDLRPSMLWGTGRAFRSVAAAEALALIGWRAVEEGGRVGLVTLGAGGPEIVGARGRTRGMLGVIGGMVRAHRAALHAAMASGEDEEEPELAAQLLSLERIAPRGAEVLIASGFDSSGSGLAARLGELAQKRHPFLLEVADRGPGGLPEGRYPVRLRSGVVRMLRVSGSSPGPAAPEGFPHVMIEAAAPLEQTARQLYAAWGR, from the coding sequence GTGAGCCCCCCGGTGGAGCCCTTGCTCTCTATCCCCGGCGTGGCGCTCGATGCCGAGCGGCTGATTGCCCTGCGCGAGATGGCCGTTGAGCGCGAGCTTACGGCCCCGCCCGCCGCCATTCCGGGCGGCTTCTTGAGCAAGCGGCGGGGCAGCGGGCAAGAGATTGCGGACACGCGAGAATATGTGGCGGGCGATGACATTCGCCATCTCGACAGGGGCAGCACGGCACGCACCGGGGTGCTGCATATCCGGCGGTTTCAGGAAGAGCGCGACCGGGTGAGCTTTTTGGTGCTGGATCTGCGCCCCTCGATGCTTTGGGGCACGGGGCGGGCGTTTCGCTCGGTGGCTGCAGCAGAGGCGCTGGCGCTGATCGGGTGGCGTGCGGTGGAGGAAGGCGGGCGCGTTGGGCTTGTGACCCTTGGCGCGGGCGGGCCGGAGATTGTGGGCGCGCGGGGCCGGACACGGGGGATGCTCGGCGTGATCGGCGGCATGGTGCGCGCACATCGCGCGGCCCTTCATGCGGCCATGGCCAGCGGCGAAGACGAGGAGGAGCCGGAGCTGGCCGCGCAGCTGCTTTCGCTGGAGCGGATCGCGCCGCGCGGGGCCGAGGTGCTGATTGCCAGCGGGTTTGACAGCTCGGGTTCCGGGCTGGCCGCGCGACTGGGCGAGCTGGCCCAAAAGCGCCATCCGTTCTTGCTGGAGGTCGCCGACCGGGGGCCGGGCGGCTTGCCGGAGGGGCGCTACCCGGTGCGGTTGCGCAGCGGCGTGGTGCGGATGCTGCGGGTTTCGGGCAGCAGCCCGGGCCCGGCGGCGCCGGAGGGCTTTCCGCATGTGATGATCGAGGCCGCCGCGCCGTTGGAGCAGACGGCCCGGCAGCTTTATGCGGCATGGGGGCGGTGA
- a CDS encoding MoxR family ATPase translates to MDTETGTRGLAALSAHLGQVLVGHERLIERLLTGILAGGHLLVEGAPGLAKTRAVKSLASALSGSFARIQCTPDLLPSDLTGTPVFRPQTGDFEFVPGPIFHNLVLVDEINRAPPKVQSALLEAMGEGQVTSGNATHGLPDPFLVVATQNPIEHEGTFPLPEAQLDRFLLHVMLELPDAAMERRILDLVEAEGQSEAGALPEVEDIREARVAAMGTHLSGPVRDYIVRLVTATRAAPFAEELAHPASPRGSLALAAAAKARAWLRGRDHVLPEDVEVLAEDALAHRLVLTWQAQSEGRSARALVADVLAATEPL, encoded by the coding sequence ATGGATACCGAAACCGGCACCCGCGGGCTGGCCGCTCTCTCTGCGCATCTTGGGCAGGTGCTGGTTGGCCATGAGCGGCTGATCGAGCGACTGCTTACCGGCATCCTCGCAGGGGGGCACCTGCTGGTGGAGGGGGCGCCCGGCCTTGCCAAGACACGCGCGGTCAAGAGCCTGGCTTCGGCCCTCAGCGGCTCCTTTGCCCGGATCCAGTGCACGCCCGACCTGCTGCCCTCGGACCTCACCGGCACCCCAGTCTTCCGGCCACAGACCGGGGATTTCGAGTTTGTGCCCGGCCCGATCTTTCACAACCTCGTTCTGGTCGATGAGATCAACCGCGCCCCGCCCAAGGTGCAATCGGCCCTGCTGGAGGCGATGGGCGAAGGGCAGGTGACGAGCGGCAATGCCACCCATGGGCTGCCTGACCCGTTTTTGGTGGTGGCCACGCAAAACCCCATTGAGCATGAGGGCACCTTTCCGCTCCCCGAAGCGCAACTGGACCGTTTTTTGCTGCATGTGATGCTGGAGCTGCCCGATGCCGCGATGGAGCGGCGGATCCTTGATTTGGTGGAAGCCGAGGGGCAAAGCGAGGCCGGGGCCTTGCCCGAGGTTGAGGACATTCGCGAGGCGCGGGTGGCGGCGATGGGCACCCATCTTTCCGGCCCGGTGCGCGACTATATCGTGCGACTTGTCACCGCCACACGCGCCGCGCCCTTTGCCGAAGAGCTGGCCCATCCCGCCAGCCCGCGCGGCAGCCTTGCGCTGGCGGCGGCGGCCAAGGCGCGCGCATGGCTGCGGGGCCGCGACCATGTGCTGCCGGAGGATGTTGAGGTGCTGGCTGAAGACGCGCTGGCCCATCGGCTGGTGCTGACGTGGCAGGCGCAGTCGGAGGGGCGCAGCGCGCGGGCGCTGGTGGCCGATGTGCTGGCTGCCACCGAGCCGCTGTGA
- the phoB gene encoding phosphate regulon transcriptional regulator PhoB — protein sequence MSRTAQPLVLVVEDEPAQREVLSYNLEAEGFDLVSADNGEDAILLVEEERPDLIVLDWMLPNLSGIEVCRRLKLKNDTRAIPIIMLSARAEEVDRVRGLETGADDYVVKPYSVIELMARIRAQLRRTRPATVGARLEYEDIMLDAETHKVERSGRELKLGPKEFRLLSTFMEKPGRVWSREQLLDRVWGRDIYVDTRTVDVHIGRLRKALGAHGGDDLLRTVRGAGYALG from the coding sequence ATGAGCCGCACTGCACAACCTCTGGTGCTGGTTGTCGAAGATGAGCCAGCGCAACGCGAGGTCTTGAGCTACAACCTTGAGGCGGAAGGGTTTGACCTTGTTTCGGCGGACAATGGCGAGGATGCCATTTTGCTGGTCGAAGAGGAGCGTCCCGACCTGATCGTGCTGGACTGGATGCTGCCGAATCTTTCGGGTATCGAGGTGTGCCGCCGCCTGAAGCTGAAGAACGACACTCGCGCGATCCCGATCATCATGCTCTCGGCTCGTGCCGAGGAGGTTGACCGCGTGCGCGGGCTGGAGACCGGGGCCGATGACTACGTGGTGAAGCCCTACAGCGTGATCGAGCTGATGGCCCGCATCCGCGCCCAGCTGCGCCGCACCCGGCCTGCTACGGTGGGTGCGCGGCTGGAGTATGAAGACATCATGCTGGATGCCGAGACCCACAAGGTTGAGCGCAGCGGGCGTGAGCTGAAGCTGGGGCCAAAGGAGTTTCGGCTGCTCTCTACCTTCATGGAAAAGCCCGGCCGGGTTTGGAGCCGCGAGCAGTTGCTCGACAGGGTCTGGGGGCGGGATATCTATGTCGATACCCGCACAGTCGACGTGCATATCGGGCGGCTGCGCAAGGCGCTCGGCGCCCATGGCGGGGATGACCTGCTGCGCACGGTGCGCGGCGCGGGCTACGCGCTGGGGTAA
- the phoU gene encoding phosphate signaling complex protein PhoU, translating into MSALPPNEQHIASAFDRDLEAIQAMIMKMGGMVETAITEAAASLDARDEETAERVRKNDKAIDGLEEQVAEEVARLIALRAPVGTDLRTALSVMKISGNLERVGDYAKNMAKRTGVLVQLDPIEGATTSIRRMCRAVEGMLKDALDAYVQRDAELAADVRMRDQEVDQMYNALFREFLTYMMEDPRNITACMHLHFIAKNTERMGDHVTSIAEQVIYLVTGEMPEESRPKDTALAYEVER; encoded by the coding sequence ATGTCTGCACTTCCCCCGAACGAACAGCATATCGCCTCGGCCTTCGACCGTGATCTGGAGGCCATTCAGGCGATGATCATGAAGATGGGCGGCATGGTGGAGACCGCCATCACCGAGGCCGCCGCCTCGCTGGATGCCCGTGACGAAGAGACCGCCGAGCGCGTGCGCAAGAACGACAAGGCCATCGACGGGCTTGAAGAGCAGGTGGCCGAAGAGGTTGCCCGGCTCATCGCGCTGCGCGCCCCGGTGGGCACCGATCTGCGCACCGCGCTTTCGGTGATGAAGATATCGGGCAACCTTGAGCGGGTTGGCGACTATGCCAAGAACATGGCCAAGCGCACTGGCGTGCTGGTGCAGCTGGACCCGATTGAAGGAGCCACCACCTCGATCCGCCGGATGTGCCGCGCGGTGGAGGGGATGCTGAAGGACGCGCTGGACGCCTATGTGCAGCGCGATGCCGAGCTGGCTGCTGATGTGCGGATGCGCGATCAGGAGGTGGACCAGATGTATAACGCGCTGTTCCGCGAGTTCCTGACCTACATGATGGAAGATCCGCGCAACATCACCGCCTGCATGCATCTGCATTTCATCGCCAAGAACACTGAACGGATGGGAGACCATGTGACTTCGATTGCCGAGCAGGTGATTTATCTGGTCACCGGCGAGATGCCCGAGGAAAGCCGCCCGAAAGACACCGCGCTGGCCTATGAGGTGGAACGCTGA
- the pstB gene encoding phosphate ABC transporter ATP-binding protein PstB — MNDMRPLERIVDTDNIKISASKCQVYYGDTHAIKDVDVQIEDKTVTAFIGPSGCGKSTFLRCLNRMNDTIDICRVEGEILLDGENIYDKKVDPVQLRAKVGMVFQKPNPFPKSIYDNIAYGPRIHGLAKSKADLDVIVEKSLRRGAIWDEVKDRLDAPGTGLSGGQQQRLCIARAIATEPEVLLMDEPCSALDPIATSQVEELIDELRAQYSVVIVTHSMQQAARVSQKTAFFHLGNLVEFGETGTIFTRPTDPRTESYISGKIG, encoded by the coding sequence ATGAATGACATGCGACCGCTGGAGAGAATAGTGGACACTGACAATATCAAGATCTCGGCCAGCAAGTGTCAGGTCTATTATGGCGATACCCACGCCATCAAGGACGTGGACGTGCAGATCGAGGACAAGACCGTGACCGCCTTCATCGGGCCGTCGGGCTGCGGCAAATCCACCTTCCTGCGCTGCCTGAACCGGATGAACGACACCATCGACATCTGCCGGGTCGAGGGCGAAATTCTGCTCGACGGCGAAAACATCTATGACAAGAAGGTCGACCCGGTGCAGCTGCGCGCCAAGGTGGGCATGGTCTTTCAGAAGCCCAACCCCTTTCCGAAGTCGATCTATGACAACATCGCCTACGGCCCGCGTATCCATGGCCTCGCCAAGAGCAAGGCCGATCTGGATGTGATCGTGGAAAAGAGCCTGCGGCGCGGGGCGATCTGGGATGAGGTGAAGGACCGGCTGGATGCGCCGGGCACCGGGCTTTCGGGCGGGCAGCAGCAGCGCCTGTGCATCGCCCGCGCCATCGCCACTGAGCCCGAGGTTCTGTTGATGGACGAGCCCTGCTCAGCGCTCGACCCGATTGCCACCAGCCAGGTGGAAGAGCTGATTGACGAGCTCCGCGCGCAATACTCGGTGGTGATCGTGACCCACTCGATGCAGCAGGCCGCCCGGGTGAGCCAGAAGACAGCGTTCTTCCACCTCGGCAATCTGGTGGAGTTCGGCGAGACAGGCACCATCTTTACCCGCCCGACAGACCCGCGCACCGAATCCTACATCTCTGGCAAGATTGGCTGA
- the pstA gene encoding phosphate ABC transporter permease PstA, producing MADATANAAPARRHGSLATLDPRTKRRNAAESRFKAYGIAAIALGLFFLVVLAVSILRSGIPAFTTTVVTLEMNVSQAEIDEAESGMLKTAAYTKLFIAQLGNQLREAGIGDDVQDDAIERIMGKVGSDLRVFFQENPESIGEPVSFTLNASSRVDGYFKGRVNRETLVDSRFMVASDLDVVDALTKAGIITRQFDWGFITGKDAGVDNPGGAGIGASVLGSFFMMLVVLALSLPIGVAASIYLEEFAPKNRWTDIIEVNISNLAAVPSIVFGILGLAVFIQFAGLPQSAPIVGGLVLTLMTLPTIIISTRASLKAVPPSIRDAALGVGASKMQAVFHHVLPLAAPGILTGTIIGLAQALGETAPLLLIGMVGFVAREYPGGFIEGFVEPNSAMPAQIYTWAARSDAAFYEKAWGGIIVLLVFLLIMNAIAIVLRRRFERRW from the coding sequence ATGGCCGATGCAACTGCAAATGCCGCTCCGGCTCGGCGCCATGGCTCGCTTGCCACGCTGGACCCGCGCACAAAGCGCCGTAATGCCGCCGAAAGCCGCTTCAAGGCCTATGGGATTGCCGCGATTGCGCTGGGGCTGTTCTTTCTGGTGGTGCTCGCGGTTTCGATCCTGCGCTCGGGCATTCCGGCTTTCACCACCACGGTGGTGACGCTGGAGATGAACGTAAGCCAGGCCGAGATCGACGAGGCCGAAAGCGGGATGCTGAAGACCGCTGCCTATACCAAGCTCTTCATCGCGCAGCTCGGCAACCAGCTGCGCGAGGCAGGGATTGGCGACGATGTGCAGGATGACGCGATTGAGCGGATCATGGGCAAGGTGGGCAGCGATCTGCGGGTGTTCTTTCAGGAGAACCCGGAGAGCATTGGCGAGCCTGTGAGCTTTACGCTCAATGCCTCCAGCCGGGTGGATGGCTACTTCAAGGGCAGGGTCAATCGCGAGACGCTGGTTGACAGCCGCTTCATGGTGGCCAGTGACCTCGACGTGGTGGATGCGCTGACCAAGGCGGGGATCATAACCCGGCAGTTCGACTGGGGCTTCATCACCGGCAAGGATGCGGGCGTGGACAACCCCGGCGGTGCGGGCATTGGCGCCTCGGTGCTGGGCTCGTTCTTCATGATGCTGGTGGTGCTGGCGCTCAGCCTGCCGATCGGCGTGGCCGCCTCGATCTATCTTGAGGAGTTTGCGCCCAAGAACCGCTGGACGGATATCATCGAGGTGAACATCTCCAACCTCGCCGCCGTGCCCTCCATCGTGTTTGGTATCCTCGGCCTTGCGGTCTTCATCCAGTTTGCCGGGCTGCCGCAATCGGCCCCGATCGTGGGTGGGCTTGTGCTGACGCTGATGACCCTGCCGACGATTATCATCTCGACCCGCGCCAGCCTGAAGGCCGTGCCGCCCAGCATCCGCGATGCGGCGCTGGGGGTGGGGGCGAGCAAGATGCAGGCCGTCTTCCACCACGTATTGCCGCTGGCTGCGCCCGGCATTCTGACCGGCACGATCATCGGCCTGGCCCAAGCGCTGGGAGAGACCGCGCCGCTGCTGCTGATCGGGATGGTGGGCTTTGTCGCCCGCGAATATCCGGGCGGCTTTATCGAGGGGTTCGTGGAGCCGAACTCAGCAATGCCCGCACAAATCTACACCTGGGCCGCCCGTTCGGACGCGGCCTTCTATGAAAAGGCCTGGGGCGGTATCATCGTGCTGCTCGTGTTCTTGCTGATCATGAACGCCATTGCCATCGTGCTGCGCCGGCGCTTTGAACGGCGCTGGTAA